In the Salvelinus namaycush isolate Seneca chromosome 35, SaNama_1.0, whole genome shotgun sequence genome, one interval contains:
- the LOC120029362 gene encoding epoxide hydrolase 1-like encodes MQTIEVLKQALSSLDPTQQQQLLVAGSAVAVGGLLTCYYWVYQGMKAKRIPIGGGWWGAGEKPQSEDEKVFPFQVQTSDEEIQTLQIHSTTTTLIIPIQTLQIHSSTTILIIPVQNLHICKYRRVTVAFPNLAPGDSKVCVKGLHLNMLTSKLRGFGVLFSILIGRYVPWLVGFTREDVRRLFGSVGFMERNIYEIIRETGYLHIQGTKPDSAGCGLNDSPVGLAAYILDKFSTWTDFNNRDLEDGGLERKFTLDDLLTNIMIYWTTGSIVSSMRFYKENLKTNIENRLDNKACPYAAFPNELMHVPQSWARDRFRNIYSYSYMPRGGHFAAFEEPQLLADDLLQFVKKVEKL; translated from the exons GGCCGTGGGCGGGCTGCTGACCTGTTATTACTGGGTGTATCAAGGGATGAAGGCCAAGCGCATTCCAATAGGGGGTGGGTGGTGGGGGGCAGGAGAGAAGCCTCAGTCAGAGGATGAGAAGGTTTTCCCCTTTCAGGTCCAAACTTCTGATGAAGAGATACAG acccttcagatacacAGCACCACCACTACACtgattatacctatccagacccttcagatacacAGCTCCACCACTATACTGATTATACCTGTCCAGAACCTTCATATCTGCAAATATCGAAGGGTTACAGTGGCCTTTCCCAATCTCGCTCCTGGGGACTCCAAGGT GTGTGTGAAGGGTCTCCACCTCAACATGTTAACTAGCAAACTGAGGGGGTTCGGTGTCCTGTTTTCCATCCTGATTGGCCGCTACGTGCCCTGGCTGGTTGGGTTCACCAGGGAAGATGTCAGAAGGTTGTTTGGTTCAGTAGGTTTCATGGAAAGGAACATCTATGAGATCATCAGAGAGACTGGCTACCTGCACATCCAGGGCACCAAGCCAGACTCCGCTG GTTGTGGACTGAATGACTCTCCAGTTGGCCTGGCTGCTTACATACTGGATAAGTTTTCCACTTGGACTGACTTCAACAACAGGGACTTGGAAGATGGGGGGCTGGAGAG GAAGTTCACCCTGGACGACCTGCTGACCAACATCATGATCTACTGGACCACCGGCTCCATCGTGTCCTCCATGAGGTTCTACAAGGAGAACTTAAAGACCAACATTGAGAACAGACTGGATAACAA GGCCTGTCCA TACGCCGCGTTTCCCAACGAGCTAATGCACGTGCCCCAGTCGTGGGCCAGAGACAGGTTCAGGAACATCTACTCCTACTCTTACATGCCCCGAGGAGGCCACTTCGCTGCCTTCGAGGAGCCACAGCTCCTGGCTGACGACCTGCTGCAGTTTGTGAAGAAGGTGGAGAAGTTGTAG